The Labeo rohita strain BAU-BD-2019 chromosome 22, IGBB_LRoh.1.0, whole genome shotgun sequence genomic sequence CTGgacactttttaaaacatgttttttattctaaataataaataataatttaaagagTCCAagaagaaaatttaaataagcccaaatatttttttttttaaataatactttaacTACATGGTAGGCATATAAAACACTGGACACTAGAAACTAATGCCTGGACAAGACTAATGTCTGAAACAAAGTGTGGATACTAGAAACTAATATATgtgccctggaccacaaaaccagtcatatgggtcaattttttaaaattgagatttatacataatctgaaagctgaataaaaaagctaaatatgatttccactgatgtatggtttgttagaataggacaactatttgaaaatctggaatctgagggtgagaaaaatcacctttaacgttgtccaaatgaagttcttagcaatgcatattactaataaaaaaatgaagcttTGCTATAATTacagcaggaaatttacaaaatatattcatggaacataatctttacttaatatcctaatgatttttggcataaaagaaaaaatgataattttgacccacacaatgtatttttggcttttttttttttttttttttttaaatggtacaaACTTAATTAAGATTTAAGGACTCCAAGAACAAAACTTAACTTACCCAAGCACTGGTCCAAAGATGCTGAAGAAAACAACTGTAAAAATCACTgatattcataaaaacaaaaaacaagcattATTTATATTGGACACCTGTGACCTGATTGGCTAGTCAAGTAATTTGGCCCAGCCCCAACCTGGACATCCCTCAACACGACAAAACAGTTCCTCCCTCTAGGCAATCATTTACTCGGAAAAGGAAAGCCGAAGCGCGCAGGTGAGTTCAGACAATACGTTCATTCTCATTACAGCCACAGCGTCTTCAGGAATAATTGCCAGGTAGGACAGAATGAGACCATTAAGTTGTTCAAGACCCAAGTATACCTGTAAAGTGCGAAGAAAAACGAAAGAGCCATCAGTTTCCATCAATCAGGTGTAACAGGAAGCTGCTGCCTAAAGGATGCAGTGTAGTGTGCTTGTTTGTAGGAAATAATATGGGAACTGCATTAGAAATTCTGCTGTTGAGGTTAGTAGATAAACCAGACATTGTCTTGGAATGTTAAAGTGGATGCTtgttaaaatataactttaagTTAAATATTTCTTCACATAGACGTTACATACATTCAGCGTTACAGGTCCTTTGTGTTCATTCATGTCCAGACAATCCAGGTACGATGTTGTTTTTCTGCTTCAAATGCAGTCAGCGCCTCCATAGTGAAGTGAAATATGACTACAGTAAAGAGTGGTAAGGCAAAAACATTTgacctacaacaggtttaaatagTTTGAGGAATTGAAATAACAATAACAGAAcctgttttcagaaaaatggCGGGGAATTTTCATTCAGGTttacatagatagataaacagacagatagaaagatagatcaGTCATGTAAATGTATAGTAAAGCTATCACATGAAAtagtttcatttattaaatacaacGGATTGCCGCCAACATATTGCATTTTAGGTAAAATGGCAGGAAATAGCGGGAAACAGCCAGGTTTAATTAGACAGAAATGTTCACAAttccaagaaataaagtcacaattctgacttttttctcagaattgacccttcgcaaacagtttgattgacaggtgatctgaccaatcataatgctgaatctgccattatgtccaacaaacaaatcagacaggagagtagattaacttcggtggacttaaagttgaaaaattgtatgtatccattcatgtttattttgtgtttaaagtAAATGAGAAAAGATTGATTCACGTGTtaattgatctaataaggcactacagtgatctgtcacaacacattaaaaagccaaaaaactgtatttattgtttgaatttcttgaaaagtgacaacattttaaagttgagatcttgtttcataccagaagtaacctgctctgtgtTGTCTGTCGGTGTGTTGtgagtttcctctttgctccgcaatgtatttttcactgcgtgagaacatgatgtgtagtgtgagggcggcattgtttgttggacaaagcaacagtaactaaggagggcgggtttttgcaaagggtcaattgcgagataaaaacttgcaattctgacttttctcacaactgcgagtttgtatctcacaattcagactttttttcctcgccattgtgagtttgtatctcacatttctaactttttctctcaattgtgagtttgtatctcacaattcagacttttttttcctcgcaattgcaagtttatatctcacatttctaaatatttctcgcatttgcgagtttgtatctcgtaattcagatttttttttagcacaattgtgactttgtctCGCAATTGTATCTCGTAATTCCGACTTCTCGCaattgtatctcacaattctgacattttttcctcacaattgtgagtttgtatctcacatttctaactttttcttgcaattgcgagtttgtatctcacaattcagacttttgtcctcgcaattgcaagtttgtatctcacatttttaaatatttcttctgagtttgtatcttgtaattctgactttttcttggaattgcaagtttgtatctcgtaattctgactttttttctcgcaattgtgagtttgtatctcacaattcaaactttttttagcgcaattgtgactttgtctcgcaattgtgagtatCTCGTAATTCCGACTTCTCGCAAttgtatctcacatttctgactttttttcctcacaattgtgagtttgtatctcacatttctaactttttcttgcaattgtgagtttgtatctcgtaattctgacttttttcttacaattgcgagtttgtatctcacgattctgactttttttcctcacaattctgaatgttttcgctgaattgtgagatatatactcacaattacgaggtataaagtcaaattttgagGCGTAAAAAGACTGGTAtgctctcagaattgtgagtttatgtcttgaaattctgactttataacttacagtTGCGactatatcacgcaattctgacttaatttctcataagtgcaattttgacttttaacttgcaattctgactttatttcacgGAATTAAATTAATCTCTCACAATTTGAGTTCATATCTtacaaatcagaaaaaaaaagtcagaattgcaagaaaaaaagtcagaattgtgttcatatctcgcaattctgacttttttcctttgaACTATGAGATATAGACTTGCAATTGCGaggtataaaatcacattttgaggcaaaaaaaaaaaaaaaactagtacgTTCTCAGTGTTGCGtctgagtttttttctgaattgtgagtttatcttttgcaattctgactttatgactcACAACTGCAACTTTATGTCACGCAATTTCTccgaattgtgactttatttctcagaattgagtttgtcTTACATTTAtgagtttataactcaaaattgcaagtttatatcaaacaattctgactttatttctcagaagtgcaagtttatatctcgcactTTTGActtttaacttgcaattgcgagtttatatcttataattctgagaaaaaaagtcagaattgtgagtttatcttgATATATCTtgatcttgtaattctgactttatttctcagaactgaattaatgtttcacaattctgacttttttcctttgaattgtgagatatagactcacaattgcgagttataaaatcacattttaaagtaaaaaaaaaaaagtgttctcagtattgagtttacatctcgtcTTTATTTCtccaaattgtgagtttatgttttgcaattctgacttaattactcagaattgcgacttgatatcatgcagttctgacttaatttctctgaattgtgattttatttatcagaattgagtttgtctcataattctgacttttaactcgcaattgcaagtttgtatcttacaaGTTTACatatcaaaattctgacttttttccccctcagaattgtaagatataaactcgcaattgtgagttaaaagtcaaaattgtgagatataaacttgtaattctgagaaatgaagtcaaaattgcgtgatataaactcgcagttgcaagttctgagaaatagtccAAGACAAACagtcacaattcagagaaataaagtcagaatttcaagatataaactcacaattctgactttataactctcaattgcaagtttatatctcacaataaaaaaagtaagaattgtgagataaaaagtcacaattaccttttataGATTGttatattcagtggcagaaacaggcctCCATATAGATCAGTCATGTAAATGCATAACAAAATTATCAcatgaaactattttattttttgaatatagCAGATTGcttccaaaatattttattctgggAATAATATCTGGAAATGGCGGGAAACTGTGTTTATTCAAGTTTAGCTAGATAAAATAAAGCGCTCCTTTAGGTTTGAGTCTGAACTGCACTGTTATCCTGACTGTTTATCTTCCTGACTGATTATCCTCATTGTTGTGTGAGGTTTCAAAAAGGAAATTCATTCAAAAAGGCTTTTGTTTTTGATCTTTAAACCCACGGCTATGTGGCTACCCCCAGTCAAGCCTGCCATAAATTATTTCAGAAATGACTCCGCCGAAGATCTGTTATCAATCAGCAAGGCCCTCCCCGCAAGTTCTCCATTTTACGAGACATCTGTGCGACAGAAACCCTAGCTGATAAACAGCAGGAAGTAGGCATGGCCTGTTTTTAAATGAGCAGCCATTCATTGCTTACTGGCTGCCTAACGGacaacacagaaaaacaaattgAGACTTCAGTGTAAACAAAAGCAGCTTCGGTAAGAGCTGATTATCTGTGTGTTTGCTTCTATAACAAtacttttaaatacataaaacatttaacttGTATTTAATAATGGATATATAGCTGATTTGTACAAATTAAAACTTGAAGAAGATACTTGAATGTGTTAGTGCAAGGTTTTTCCACTGCATACAGGTGCATTagagctttttttaaattcctagATGAATTTATCTGAACAAACTTTGTGTTGTtttgagtacattttgtttGCAAAACTCTCGAAATGACAGCCGCTGTGGTTTTCCTGTCTGTCTCTGACGTAACTGCTGTGGTCCGGCATAATCTGTCATGTCAGCTCTTTATGAAATATAACAGTTTCCTCTGTATGAACAATGCATCCTGTTAAACGTCCTTTTAAAATTTACAACAGGAAAATGGTATGGAAAAACAGACCTGAAAACATCCTGCGTTTCTTGTTGTGAAACTCATTTAACTTTGCCTTGTTTTTCTGGTCTTCTGAAGGTTGGCACCATGAAGATCGCATCTTTTAACATCCAACGTATGGGCCCAAGCAAGCTGTCAGACAAAAAAGTTGTGAAACATCTCATTAAGGTGAATTTATAATCCAAATGTCTAAAGTAAATCACATGATAAAAGCTCAGAAGTAGTTTTTAACAGACCACAATACTCTCTCGTAGATCTTCTCCCGATACAGTATAATCGTTATTCTGGAGGTGGTGGACAAATCGGGCAAAGCTATTGACAAATTTCTGCAGGAGCTCAATAAGACCACGTCTGTATAAACCTTCAAAAAATTCTCTTCACCATTTATAGCCCATAAACCTGAACTCGGCACATTTAACTGACTTTTTCTCCCATAGGGCTAATAAGAAACGCCCCTTTAAAATGGTGGGAAGCTCCAGGCTGGGACGGTCTCTTTACAAGGAGCAGTTTGTCTGTTTCTACAGGTAGGTTTCTACATTTGGTAGAGTATTTCAGCTGAAAACAGATCAAGATGAACATTCTTGCTAATTTCTAATAGAGAAGACGACGCCAAACTGGTTGACACGTACCAATATGAAGACAATCAAGTGGGTGACGAAGACGCTTTCTCTCGAGAGCCTTTCATTCTGCGTTTCCTCTGTAAAAACACAGGTAACCAGTCTCTGTTAAACCTTGGACCAGTGCATTTCAATGTCTGCTAAAGACTAAAAATGTCTTCGGTGAGAGCGTGATTTGCACtttgaacaaaattaaaagttttagatcgtttactcaccctcatgtcattctgtgtgactttcttctgtgcaaTGGGAATGAAGGGAAACTGGAGGTTTTAACGTTCAAGATGTAAAACCACCATAATAATGGTCCATACAACTCATTTGAGAAACTGACCAAAAAAGCGTTATTTACCTGTTTATTGCGTTCAATCAAAGTCATTTTTGTCTCTTTTAGAGCTGAAAGATTTGGTGTTGATCCCTGTTCACACAAAGCCCAAAGACTCACAGAAGGAACTGGATGAACTGTACGACGTCTTTCTTGAAGTCAAAGATAAATGGAAGACGGATGTATGTTTAACCCTATGCAACCATAGCACATTCTAGAGGAAATGTATAGCGTCTGCCAAGTGcattaatgtaaacatttcaAGGATGTGAGTGGACTGACCATAGTAAAGAAATTCTTGTCCAGCTAGTATACACACGTACGCACTATCCTGATTAGAGTTTGAGAGAAAGCTCACACTGTCTTACAGAACGTCATGATCCTTGGCGACTTCAACGCGGATGGCGCCTATGTCAGCAAGAAGAAGATGAAGGCCATCAGGATACGCACTGATACTGATTTCCACTGGCTGATTGGGGACGACGTGGACACCACAGTCAAAAAGTCCAACGACCACACCTACGACAGGTGAGGCGAAGAAAtataaatgtactcacccttcaTCTGCGGCCCAACCCAAAATTTTGTCCAATTTTATCTGATGTAGTTCACATTCCTGCGCTACTTCTGGCAACAGTACAAATGGATTCATGCTAGATAACTGTTGAGGCACTGTTGTGACAAAACTCGCAACCAGTGTAGACATGGTGTAGATGCCATACTGAAAATGTGAGGCTCTAAAAGAAGCAAAGTGGGTTAGAGAGAGGGGATGGGATCGTGAAATATGTTGCcgtgctgcccacaaggctatcggcatCAACTCCCATGTTCATGGTAGACAGCTTGGAACTGTTGAAGCACAGTGCAATGTGACAGAACCCACACCCAGTTGTAGATGCCATATTGAAAAGTCCTAAAAATTTGTATGACTGAACTACCCCTAAccccgcccctaaacctaccgGTTACTGAGGTGTAGATAAAAGGTGCGTTCACACCATATCAGAATTCCCGTAATTAtgagattccaacttgtaaaaagtgTTCATGTCCTCgtagtttttttaattacaacttgtgaactgggagttTTCTGAGAACTACAACTTGCACCACATGACCGGTGTACTACCTGACCAAGTAGGCTCTTTTTAGGCATTGacagtgttgccatagaaaagcataatttcgagtctgaggacgtgaacagctcagagtagaacgtcacatgttgtcatctcgaaattacgctaattacgatatggcgtgaatgcagcaaaatcatacaaaatcgTAAGAGTGAGGTTGTATGTATTCGTACGAATCTGTTGGGCATGCAGTGAAGCACTAGAAATGAAAACATGCggtttgttatttttgtgttgttgcatatgcatttgtaggagtttccctttcagaaaatatttaaatgaatcatgcaAGGTTATTTACTGGTTATTTACAGTAGTTTGTTTACTGGTATTTGCAACATTATTTAACCTCCAAAAAAAGCATGATGTAATCCATTTTGTGCCTGTGTTGTTAGTAGATTAAATACGGCTGATTATCATCGACACTGcttgagagagaaagagggggcGGAATTGGGAAAAGTCCACGAACTGGGACTCGAACTCGAGACACTCGAAGCGCTATGGCGCTATATGTCGGCGTGCTGCCCACGGAGCCAACTCCCATTTTATTTCTGACATAGTTCACATATCTGCGCGACTTCCGGCAACAGTACAAATGGATTTGGCTTTTTCACTTTGACGTGTTTAATCTGTTGAGACAGTGCGATGTGACAAAACTCGCAACCAATGTAGACATGGCGTAGACGCCCTACTGAAAATGCAAGGCTGTGAAACCTGGATTacagggccagatttactaacagcttgcaccAACGCAAACCGTTTTTGGtattaaaaaatactgtcaggatttactcaAGACAtgccaacctgatctcatggcaATTCGCACAATACATACGATTTAGCAGAAATAGTATAAATTCGTACGAGTGAGGTTGTATTTTACGAGATCCCCAATTCGTATGAAATTATTGAAATGACCTACCCATgaccctgcccctaaacctactcGTCACTGGGGTCTAGACAAATCGTACAAAATCTAACGACTTTGTATGAATTCCTAAGATTTTTGcttaattatatgtattttacaagTTCCCCAATACATATGAATTTACACAAATCACCTACCCCTAACCCCGCTTCTAAACCAACCTGTCACTCTGGTCTAGACAAATTGTACAAAATCATACGACCTCAATCAACCACGACATGGCGTAGATGCCAATAAATTGTGAAGCTGTGAAGGACAGACTTACaaggccagatttactaacagctcACACCAGCACAAACCCACTTTGGctccaaaaataaatactgtcaggatttactgaAGACATGCTAACTCGACCTCCTGGCAATTCGTACAATATGTATAATTCAGCAAAAGTTGACTGAGTGAggttgtacaaattcatacgattTTTGATAAAAAGTACTTATTTTTACAAGTTCCCCAATTCGTATGCATTTGTATGAATGACCTAcccctaaccccacccctaaacaTACCTGTCACTGGGGTCTAGACAAAACGTACAAAATCGTACGAGTGAGGCCATACGAATTTGTATGAATTAGacacctcataaaatatgtacaaattggtTGTAAGATAGCGTTGAATATGCAGTAAAGCATTAGCAATAAAAACATGCGGTTcgttatttttgtgttgttgcatatgcatttgtaggagtttcccttacagagaatatttaaatgaatcatgcaAGGTTATTTACTAAGTGTTAGTTTGTTTACTGATATTTGCGGCATTATTTAACCtccaaaaaagcatgtcttaatcCAGTTTACGCCTGTCGCTAGTAGATTAGATTCACCTGATTATCATCAACACTGCTTGATTACATTGACAGGatgcaaagtgggagagagagaaaggaggGAGTGGGATCCAGAAAGGTCCACAAGCCGGGACTTGAACTCGGGACACGCGAAGCGCTATGACGCTATATGTCGtgtgctgcccacaaggctttTATTTCTGACGTAGTTCACACTTCTGCGCTACTTCCCAGCAACAGTACAAATGGATTCGGACCTTCCACTTTGACGTGGTTGTGGTAGACAGCCTCGACTTCAACCAGTGTAGACACAGCGTTGATGCCATATTGAAATATGAGGCTGAAATTTGGATTTgcagggccagatttactaacagcttgcaccAGCGTAAACcaactttggttaaaaaaaaaatactgtcagCATTTACTGAAGACATGCCAACCTGATTTCATGGCAATTCGTACATACTTTACAAGGTGGCTAAATTTGTACAACCTCAATTTTTGctaaattgtatgtattttatgagTTCCCCAATTCATATTTGTACAAATGACCTAttcctaaccccacccctaaacctaTGTGTCTACACAAATCATACAGAATCGTACGAACGAGGtcgtacaaatttgtacaaattagccacctcataaaatgtgtacaaattGGTCATGAGATAGCATTGGACAATCTCTACAATGGCACGCAATGGTTACACAGTGGCGAGCTTTATGGAGTTTTTGTTCACTGAACATTTCTTTCTATGGAAAGAcgtttcatcaaaaatgaaacatttcgCTACCCTGACTAAAACTGCATTGTCTTTTGTGTCAGAAGTATGCAGGAAACAGAACAGGGCATCAGTTTTCTGTCTGGGACTCATTCAGTGTAGACAGGATCTCTAATTATATTAAGCTGTATGGGCTTTTGTCGAACAGAATTACGCAACTCATGTCTGGCATTGCCCTTAATGTAACTAGAAGACACAGAGAGTGTTTGCACAACAgtgtttttaaccaaaaatgtaaaacatttgattttttttttgactgtcaGTTTGGACGACACTGGCCGAACTTCAAAGtgcatgttttttgaaaatgacaccGTTATCACCTCCatgtaaactacaaaaacaacTTGTGAAAACGGTGACGTTGTGTGCATGCGTATTACGTGTTTAGTCCATAGGAATGCTATGTGCGCAGATGCATAGTGTTTTTTCACAAAGCGACATTGCCAACTATTGGCCTGGCATGTAAATACTATGTTTTTCGtactctgttgtttttgttgatcCGTGTGAACATTGTTGTCTGTACACAAAACTCTTCAAACATGCAAAGGAAacactttttacagttttagtatATTGTTGTGTAAACGTACCCTAAAAGAACAGGGCTGCGTTTTCCAAAATCATCATAAACCTAGGTTGATCTTAGCTCTATTCTATGCTTACGATCTGCCAGTTAAGCTTTGGAAAATGTTgattgcaaatatttttttcctaggATTGTGGTGTATAAGGACGACATGTTAAAAGCTGTTGTGCCAGGATCTGCCAAACCTTTCAACTTCCAGGAAGCCTACAAACTTTCAGATGAAGAGGTGAGTATGTTAATTACATAtgactaattttattttattattattattttttttaataaatatgaggTCAGCATATATAGaagtaaaaagtatattaatatgATTGATCTACGACAGGCTCTTGACATCAGTGATCATTACCCAGTGGAGGTGAGTCTGAAATCTGCGGCAAAGACCAGTGGCGCAgccaaaaccaaaaccaaaacccAGAAACGCAAAGCATGATGGGATGCCAGTGCACACTGTATTGGATCTTAACTTAATTCTACAGAAGGAGATATGATACGTCTTCATAAGAAAATTCAGggattaaatataatttaaaagcagCTATCTTTTCATgctaatttaatgtaatttaaatatacattacaatATAATTCACATGCTTctaaatgtttgaaatgacTGTGAAATCTccaaataaacttttcatttttacttatttatttaatgtaattttttcccccaacaAGCTTATGTTGTGGTTTCCCTCTTCCCCAGTTGAAGACATAATCTTGAGTCTCGGGTTGTGATGCCAAAAGATAGACTTTATTATCAGAGACAATAAGGCAGAAAAAACTCTGCAGAGCAGTCTCTGCAAACCCTTTTATACAGTTCTTTTTCTCAAGGCATGTTCTATACATTCCATTCATATGGTCTTTTTTGGCTGTGTCTGCAAGAAGTGGACATGTCGcctcaattttatttatgtacaaatgtCAAACTGAGTTATTACTTCAC encodes the following:
- the dnase1l4.2 gene encoding deoxyribonuclease 1 like 4, tandem duplicate 2 codes for the protein MKIASFNIQRMGPSKLSDKKVVKHLIKIFSRYSIIVILEVVDKSGKAIDKFLQELNKTTANKKRPFKMVGSSRLGRSLYKEQFVCFYREDDAKLVDTYQYEDNQVGDEDAFSREPFILRFLCKNTELKDLVLIPVHTKPKDSQKELDELYDVFLEVKDKWKTDNVMILGDFNADGAYVSKKKMKAIRIRTDTDFHWLIGDDVDTTVKKSNDHTYDRIVVYKDDMLKAVVPGSAKPFNFQEAYKLSDEEALDISDHYPVEVSLKSAAKTSGAAKTKTKTQKRKA